The Zingiber officinale cultivar Zhangliang chromosome 10A, Zo_v1.1, whole genome shotgun sequence genome contains a region encoding:
- the LOC122026713 gene encoding uncharacterized protein LOC122026713, with the protein MSRCSAGRPRKRTLESLVAESPKRSTGVEPANQGQTPHGTVGASGFQTPMVSEVPTLTVPVVPTPMVFTVPPAVPLAAYPTPPPAVPAAYLRRQSVHSHLQPPQEQAKQCRAFFSCLCSTLPKPSSTCPSFQSLPHLCTSLSLLVLVPSPADLPVTSPYPLTQHHHRGFQISAAEGKRLTPLQQLSQIATVSSSSLDQRLRHWFRDFDLQRAALRGITFGTHYFEVDAVRRFQSLVPTLHRHGFTYFGFLGSLLYIFFIYL; encoded by the exons ATGTCGAGATGTAGTGCAGGACGACCACGCAAGAGGACGTTGGAGTCCCTAGTAGCAGAGTCGCCAAAGAGGTCTACGGGGGTCGAGCCTGCTAATCAGGGACAGACTCCGCATGGTACTGTGGGTGCGTCGGGCTTTCAGACTCCGATggtttcagaggtacctaccctGACCGTACCCGTCGTACCCACTCCTATGGTATTCACAGTGCCACCAGCGGTGCCACTTGCGGCATATCCTACACCTCCTCCAGCCGTGCCTGCGGCATATTTG cgccggcagtcGGTCCACTCCCACCTCCAACCCCCACAAGAGCAAGCCAAGCAGTGCCGAGCCTTCTTCTCGTGTCTCTGCTCGACACTGCCGAAGCCGTCATCGACGTGCCCTAGTTTCCAATCGCTACCACACCTCTGCACATCGCTATCTTTGCTTGTGCTTGTACCATCCCCAGCAGATCTACCTGTGACATCGCCTTATCCTCTGACCCAGCACCACCACAGAGGCTTTCAGATATCAGCGGCTGAGGGGAAGCGATTGACACCGTTGCAG CAGCTTAGCCAAATTGCGACAGTGAGTTCTTCAAGTTTGGATCAGCGGCTAAGGCATTGGTTTCGG gactttgatttacAACGCGCTGCCTTACGTGGGATTACTTTTGGCACACAttattttgag gttgatgctgtcaggaggttccagtcgctagtccccactttgCATCGTCACGGGTTCACTTATTTTGGCTTTCTTGGTTCcttgttatatatattttttatatacttgtga